The following are encoded together in the Acinetobacter radioresistens DSM 6976 = NBRC 102413 = CIP 103788 genome:
- a CDS encoding GGDEF domain-containing protein, with protein sequence MEYKYYLTTLQQQKEKIETLVALHSHRTSSSLPQALEQEFWQQNTERARINISQSFAAGVWAYLLFTALVLPGDYWLSGQRFFSADFLLCIVAMLNGAVSLLTLYGFARSKLLQPYFYQAALGLMLWTIISSCLLSMSFATPALKYQSAIVLCFIYMLGFMISGVRPLHMLLVGTLAAVISIYLLFVFHISFEVIILSRVLLGSCLFGFTLSTMLIKRERILFLNTKLAQLNEKIQYIHASELLHLSQHDELTQISNRRNFDETLDSFYRQSRKEGTPLSLLFIDVDFFKNYNDFYGHQMGDKVIYSIARAIKNSIRHRDFVARYGGEEFVVLLPETEAHGAYAVASNIYREIERLAIPHERSCIASYITVSLGITIYRGEAAVTQEALLESADQALYRAKQLGRNQIFYQSVGSTKVA encoded by the coding sequence ACAGGCACTTGAACAAGAGTTCTGGCAGCAGAATACTGAACGGGCCCGGATCAATATCTCACAATCTTTTGCTGCAGGTGTGTGGGCTTACCTTTTGTTTACGGCTTTAGTGTTGCCAGGTGATTACTGGCTCTCTGGTCAGCGTTTTTTCTCTGCAGATTTCCTGCTGTGTATTGTTGCCATGCTTAATGGCGCAGTAAGCCTGTTGACCCTTTACGGCTTTGCTAGAAGTAAACTGCTTCAGCCTTACTTTTATCAGGCTGCATTAGGTTTAATGCTCTGGACTATTATTTCAAGCTGTCTGCTGAGTATGAGTTTTGCTACCCCTGCACTTAAGTATCAGTCAGCGATTGTGTTGTGTTTTATATATATGCTGGGGTTTATGATCAGTGGGGTACGGCCACTCCACATGCTTTTGGTCGGGACACTGGCCGCGGTTATATCTATTTACTTACTGTTCGTATTTCATATTTCTTTTGAAGTGATCATTTTAAGCCGGGTACTGTTGGGAAGCTGTCTGTTTGGTTTTACTTTAAGTACCATGCTGATCAAGCGGGAACGTATACTGTTTTTAAATACCAAGCTTGCACAGCTTAATGAAAAAATTCAGTATATTCATGCTTCTGAACTTTTACATTTAAGCCAGCATGACGAGTTAACCCAGATCTCTAACCGCCGTAATTTTGATGAGACTCTGGACAGTTTTTATAGGCAGTCACGTAAAGAAGGAACGCCCTTATCTCTACTGTTTATCGATGTGGATTTTTTTAAAAATTATAATGATTTTTATGGTCACCAGATGGGCGATAAAGTGATTTATAGTATTGCCAGAGCAATTAAAAATTCGATTCGGCACAGGGATTTTGTGGCGCGTTATGGTGGAGAGGAGTTTGTAGTGCTTCTTCCTGAAACCGAGGCGCATGGTGCTTATGCGGTTGCGTCCAATATTTATAGGGAAATTGAGCGGCTTGCTATTCCTCATGAACGTTCATGTATTGCCAGCTATATCACTGTAAGCCTGGGTATTACAATTTATAGGGGAGAAGCGGCTGTAACACAGGAGGCTTTGCTTGAGTCTGCTGATCAGGCACTCTATCGAGCCAAACAGTTGGGCCGTAACCAGATTTTCTATCAGTCAGTCGGTTCAACAAAAGTTGCATAA
- the argG gene encoding argininosuccinate synthase — protein MTDNATILQHVPVGKKVGIAFSGGLDTSAALLWMKQKGAEPYAYTANLGQPDEDDYDAIPKKAENYGAVKARLIDCRLQLALEGIAAIQCGAFHISTGGMPYFNTTPLGRAVTGTMLVTAMKEDDVNIWGDGSTYKGNDIERFYRYGLLTNPNLKIYKPWLDQTFIDELGGRAEMSQFLIDNGFDYKMSKEKAYSTDSNMLGATHEAKDLEYLNAGIKIVEPIMGVAFWKDEVEVKAEEVSVTFEEGMPVALNGQRFDNPVELILEANRIGGRHGLGMSDQIENRIIEAKSRGIYEAPGMALLHITYERLVTGIHNEDTIEQYRINGLRLGRLLYQGRWFDSQALMLRETAQRWVAKAITGTVTLELRRGNDYTIMNTESPNLTYEAERLTMEKGDSMFTPMDRIGQLTMRNLDITDTRAKLGLYTDSGLLSLGQGSALPQLKNNKK, from the coding sequence ATGACTGATAATGCAACCATTTTGCAGCATGTACCAGTAGGCAAAAAAGTCGGAATTGCCTTCTCTGGTGGCCTGGATACTTCTGCTGCTTTATTGTGGATGAAACAAAAAGGTGCAGAGCCTTATGCGTATACTGCAAATCTTGGTCAGCCTGATGAAGATGACTATGATGCCATTCCAAAGAAAGCTGAAAATTATGGTGCGGTAAAAGCTCGCTTGATCGACTGCCGCCTGCAACTTGCACTTGAAGGTATTGCTGCAATTCAATGTGGCGCATTCCATATCAGTACAGGCGGTATGCCTTATTTTAATACCACTCCATTAGGTCGTGCAGTCACCGGTACTATGCTGGTAACGGCCATGAAAGAAGATGATGTCAACATCTGGGGTGATGGCTCAACTTATAAAGGCAACGATATTGAGCGTTTTTATCGTTATGGTCTGCTTACCAATCCTAACCTGAAAATTTATAAACCTTGGCTAGACCAGACCTTTATTGATGAACTTGGTGGCCGTGCTGAAATGTCACAGTTCCTCATCGATAACGGTTTTGACTACAAAATGTCAAAAGAAAAGGCCTACTCGACCGACTCAAATATGCTGGGTGCAACTCATGAAGCCAAAGATCTTGAATACCTGAATGCCGGCATCAAGATTGTCGAGCCAATTATGGGGGTAGCGTTCTGGAAAGATGAAGTCGAAGTTAAAGCTGAAGAAGTTTCCGTGACTTTTGAAGAAGGTATGCCAGTTGCATTAAATGGCCAACGTTTTGATAATCCGGTGGAACTTATTCTTGAAGCGAACCGTATTGGTGGACGTCATGGTCTGGGAATGTCCGACCAGATTGAAAACCGTATTATTGAAGCCAAGTCTCGTGGTATTTATGAAGCACCTGGCATGGCGTTGCTGCATATCACTTATGAACGTCTGGTAACGGGTATTCATAATGAAGATACCATTGAACAATACCGTATCAATGGTCTGCGTTTAGGTCGTCTTCTTTATCAAGGCCGCTGGTTTGACTCTCAGGCACTGATGTTGCGTGAAACTGCCCAACGTTGGGTTGCTAAAGCAATTACGGGTACAGTCACGTTAGAGCTGCGTCGTGGTAATGACTACACCATCATGAACACTGAATCTCCGAACCTGACCTATGAAGCTGAACGCTTGACTATGGAAAAAGGTGATTCAATGTTTACACCAATGGACCGTATTGGACAGCTGACTATGCGTAATCTGGATATTACAGATACACGCGCCAAACTGGGTCTTTATACTGACTCTGGCCTGCTATCATTGGGCCAGGGTTCAGCTTTACCCCAGCTTAAAAATAACAAGAAGTAA
- a CDS encoding NADPH-dependent 2,4-dienoyl-CoA reductase, translated as MTSYANILKPLDLGFTTIKNRIVMGSMHTGLEDRFYHYPKLAAYFAERAKGGVGLIITGGIAPNREGWLSPMGGTMNSLADIPHHRLVTHAVHKHGAKILLQILHSGRYGYQPLVVSASPVKSPISLFKPREMSERNILTTIKDYAHAASLSKKAGYDGVEIMGSEGYLLNQFMSRHVNQRQDRWGGTLENRMRFSLEIVKAIREAVGEKFIICFRLSMLDLVDNGNTMDEVIQIAQALEKAGVTLLNTGIGWHEARIPTIVTSVPRAAFVDYTAEVKQYVNIPVIASNRINMPETAEIILAEGKADMVQMARPFLADPFWVDKTATDRVNEINTCIACNQACLDHTFKWQRATCLVNPRAAYETELVYVRTKKPKRIAVVGAGVAGMSAATVAAGRGHQVTLFEASDEVGGQFNLAKVVPGKEEFHETIRYFKVQIEKTGVELRLNTRINREQLEREGYDEIVVATGVIPRQLKIAGSEAPQVLSYAEVLKGAKVGYRVAVIGAGGIGFDVSEFLLKPVSQPQPQPLTEWQREWGVDLESHYHTEGGMVSAELETPVREIYLLQRKPTPLGAGLGKTTGWVHRAQLKKHQVRMLCGVNYKAITDEGLWISHDGHDQLLRVDTIVVCAGQESVKDLMPQGGKKVLANYHIIGGAKLAAELDAKRAIREGAELAAKL; from the coding sequence ATGACCAGCTATGCAAATATTTTAAAGCCATTAGATTTGGGATTTACTACAATTAAAAACCGGATAGTAATGGGGTCTATGCATACCGGGCTGGAAGACCGTTTTTATCATTATCCGAAGCTTGCGGCCTATTTTGCCGAGCGTGCCAAAGGTGGAGTTGGACTCATTATTACCGGAGGTATAGCACCTAATCGAGAGGGCTGGCTATCGCCAATGGGAGGCACCATGAACAGTCTGGCCGACATTCCCCATCACCGGTTGGTCACTCATGCTGTACACAAACATGGCGCTAAAATTTTGCTTCAGATTCTGCATTCTGGGCGTTACGGTTATCAGCCACTGGTCGTTTCTGCCAGTCCGGTTAAATCACCTATTTCCCTGTTTAAACCACGAGAAATGAGTGAGCGTAATATCCTGACTACTATTAAGGATTATGCACATGCTGCCAGCCTTTCAAAAAAGGCGGGCTATGATGGGGTTGAAATTATGGGCTCGGAAGGGTATCTGTTAAACCAGTTTATGAGTCGGCATGTCAACCAGCGTCAAGACCGATGGGGCGGCACACTGGAAAACCGGATGCGGTTTTCACTTGAAATTGTAAAAGCTATCCGTGAGGCAGTGGGGGAGAAATTTATTATCTGTTTTCGTTTATCAATGCTGGATCTGGTTGATAACGGTAATACCATGGATGAAGTCATCCAGATTGCCCAGGCGTTAGAAAAAGCAGGTGTAACTTTGCTAAATACCGGGATTGGCTGGCACGAAGCGCGTATTCCGACCATTGTTACCTCTGTACCGCGTGCTGCTTTCGTCGATTATACCGCTGAAGTGAAGCAGTATGTGAATATACCGGTCATTGCCTCAAACCGTATTAATATGCCGGAGACTGCCGAAATCATTCTGGCTGAAGGAAAAGCCGATATGGTACAAATGGCACGCCCATTTCTGGCTGACCCTTTTTGGGTAGATAAAACTGCTACAGACCGTGTCAATGAAATTAACACTTGTATCGCCTGTAATCAGGCCTGCTTGGACCATACATTTAAATGGCAGCGTGCAACCTGTCTGGTCAATCCGCGGGCAGCTTATGAAACAGAACTGGTCTACGTGCGTACAAAAAAACCTAAGCGGATTGCTGTAGTGGGGGCTGGGGTTGCCGGAATGTCTGCGGCTACAGTTGCTGCGGGACGAGGGCACCAAGTGACTTTATTTGAAGCAAGTGATGAAGTCGGGGGACAGTTTAATTTAGCCAAAGTTGTGCCAGGCAAAGAAGAGTTTCATGAAACCATTCGCTACTTTAAGGTTCAAATTGAGAAAACCGGCGTAGAGCTTCGCTTAAATACCCGCATTAATCGGGAGCAGTTAGAGCGTGAAGGATATGATGAAATTGTGGTTGCCACAGGTGTTATACCGCGTCAGCTTAAAATTGCTGGCAGTGAAGCGCCGCAGGTTTTGTCTTATGCAGAAGTGCTTAAGGGCGCAAAAGTGGGATACAGGGTTGCAGTGATAGGAGCAGGAGGAATTGGTTTTGATGTTTCTGAATTTTTACTCAAACCTGTCTCACAGCCTCAGCCACAACCTTTAACTGAATGGCAACGTGAGTGGGGCGTAGATTTAGAATCTCATTACCATACGGAAGGTGGAATGGTTTCGGCCGAATTGGAAACACCCGTTCGGGAAATTTATTTACTGCAGCGCAAACCTACGCCCTTAGGTGCAGGGCTTGGTAAGACAACAGGCTGGGTGCATCGTGCACAACTGAAAAAGCATCAGGTACGTATGTTGTGCGGTGTAAATTATAAAGCAATTACTGATGAAGGCTTATGGATTTCTCACGATGGGCATGACCAGCTGCTCCGTGTCGATACGATTGTAGTATGCGCTGGACAGGAATCCGTTAAAGATTTGATGCCACAGGGTGGAAAGAAAGTGCTGGCCAACTATCACATTATTGGAGGAGCAAAGCTGGCAGCAGAGCTTGATGCCAAGCGTGCTATTCGTGAAGGAGCTGAATTGGCTGCAAAGCTTTAA
- the lldP gene encoding L-lactate permease produces the protein MGNLWISSLVALIPIIFFFLALAVFRLKGSVAGTITVVLALLVSLFAYGMPTDMAFASVIYGFFYGLWPISWIIIGAVFLYKVSVKTGQFDVIRSSILSITEDQRLQMLLVGFAFGTFLEGAAGFGAPVAITAALLVGLGFKPLYAAGLCLIVNTAPVAFGAMGIPIIVAGQVSGVDTMEISQMVGRQLPFMVPIVLFWIMAIMDGWRGIKETWPAVIVAGGAFSLAQYLTSNFVGPELPDITAAIASLVSLTILLKYWKPKHIFRFKDENDSQVDAELLASQKQKFSIGQIAKAWSPFVILTAMVTLWSIKPFKDLFAKDGPMQDWVISIKVPYLHQLVQKVPPVVPEVKDYDAIFKFDWLSATGTAIIIAALITIVYLKMKPREALVTFGETVNELKTPIYSIGMVLAFAFIANYSGMSATLALALAHTGNAFTFFSPFLGWLGVFLTGSDTSANALFAALQATTAQQIGVPEVLLVAANTSGGVTGKMISPQSIAIACAAAGLVGKESDLFRFTVKHSITFTVMIGIIITLQAYVFPWMIP, from the coding sequence ATGGGGAATTTATGGATTTCCAGCTTGGTCGCCCTGATTCCAATTATTTTCTTTTTTCTGGCATTGGCAGTTTTCCGTTTAAAAGGAAGTGTAGCGGGAACAATTACGGTGGTACTGGCTTTGCTGGTTTCACTTTTTGCTTATGGCATGCCGACCGATATGGCATTTGCCTCGGTAATTTATGGTTTCTTCTATGGTTTATGGCCAATATCCTGGATCATCATTGGTGCAGTATTCCTGTATAAAGTTTCTGTTAAAACAGGCCAGTTCGATGTAATCCGTTCTTCAATTTTATCTATTACTGAAGACCAGCGTTTGCAAATGCTGTTGGTCGGATTTGCTTTTGGTACCTTTCTTGAGGGAGCAGCAGGTTTTGGTGCACCGGTTGCGATTACTGCGGCATTACTGGTCGGTTTGGGCTTTAAGCCATTGTATGCTGCCGGTCTGTGCCTGATTGTGAATACCGCACCCGTTGCCTTTGGCGCAATGGGTATTCCAATTATCGTAGCGGGGCAGGTGTCTGGTGTAGATACCATGGAAATCAGCCAGATGGTAGGCCGCCAGTTACCGTTTATGGTGCCAATCGTACTGTTCTGGATTATGGCCATTATGGATGGCTGGCGCGGAATTAAAGAGACCTGGCCGGCTGTAATTGTAGCAGGCGGTGCATTTTCACTGGCACAGTATTTGACCTCAAACTTTGTAGGGCCTGAATTACCAGATATTACTGCGGCCATTGCGTCACTGGTGAGCCTGACAATCTTATTAAAATACTGGAAGCCTAAGCATATCTTTCGTTTTAAAGATGAAAATGACAGTCAGGTCGATGCCGAGCTGCTGGCTTCACAGAAGCAGAAATTCAGTATAGGCCAGATTGCCAAAGCCTGGTCACCATTTGTGATTTTGACAGCGATGGTAACTCTATGGAGTATCAAGCCTTTTAAAGATCTATTTGCTAAAGATGGTCCAATGCAGGATTGGGTGATTTCGATCAAGGTTCCTTATTTGCATCAGCTGGTTCAGAAAGTGCCTCCAGTGGTACCCGAAGTTAAGGACTATGATGCTATCTTCAAATTTGACTGGCTCTCAGCAACCGGTACAGCAATTATTATTGCGGCGCTTATTACGATTGTTTATCTGAAAATGAAGCCACGTGAAGCACTGGTGACTTTTGGCGAGACAGTAAATGAACTAAAGACCCCGATTTACTCGATAGGCATGGTTCTGGCCTTTGCATTCATTGCGAATTACTCAGGAATGTCAGCAACATTGGCATTAGCCTTGGCGCATACTGGTAATGCTTTTACCTTCTTCTCGCCATTCTTGGGCTGGTTGGGCGTGTTCCTCACAGGTTCAGATACTTCTGCCAATGCACTGTTTGCAGCATTACAGGCAACTACTGCCCAGCAGATTGGTGTGCCAGAAGTTTTACTGGTAGCTGCCAATACCAGCGGTGGAGTCACCGGCAAGATGATTTCTCCGCAGTCGATTGCCATTGCCTGTGCAGCAGCAGGACTGGTAGGTAAAGAGTCCGATCTGTTCCGCTTTACGGTTAAACACAGTATAACCTTTACCGTAATGATTGGTATCATTATCACTCTACAGGCATATGTGTTCCCATGGATGATTCCATAG
- the dld gene encoding D-lactate dehydrogenase → MSITASKVIQQFQQVVGEKFVLTDEQETRLYRQGRRFGEGQVLAVVAPGSLIEQWRILQIAVAADCIVIMQAANTGLTGGSTPYGHDYDRPVVLISTRRLAGIQVINSGKQVICLPGATLDALEKALLPFNREPHSVIGSSCIGASVLGGVCNNSGGALVRRGPAYTELALYAQVDEQGQLHLVNHLGVSLGTQPEQILIRLQNGEYQEKDIDYSPQHRASDPHYGHDVRQVDLDTPARFNADPNRLFETSGSAGKVCVFAVRLDTFEKLPSQVFYIGTNSQDDLTAIRRYLLTQLPRLPIAGEYIHRVAYDIGEKYGKDTFLFIEKFGTARVPKAFAMKDKIDGMLEKVKIRGLTDKVLQLLTGVLPPHLPQRMAEFRNRYEHHLLLRIEDQDIAQVESYLQEYFKIHSTGNYFLCNEEEGRKAFLHRFAIAGAAIRYRDVHRREVEDIVALDIALKRNDREWLETLPESMEEQIIHKLYYGHFLCHVFHQDYIVKKGVDPLAMEHAMWKLLDQRGAEYPAEHNVGHLYVAKPALKQHYQKLDPTNSFNVGIGYTSRKKYWS, encoded by the coding sequence GTGTCTATCACCGCCTCTAAAGTCATACAGCAGTTTCAGCAAGTGGTCGGAGAAAAATTTGTACTTACCGATGAGCAGGAAACCCGTCTTTACCGGCAGGGTCGACGTTTTGGTGAAGGACAGGTTCTAGCCGTAGTAGCTCCCGGTAGCCTGATTGAACAATGGCGTATTTTACAGATTGCAGTGGCTGCGGATTGTATTGTAATTATGCAGGCCGCCAATACTGGCCTGACTGGAGGCTCTACACCTTATGGTCATGATTATGACCGTCCAGTAGTACTGATCAGTACCCGTCGGTTAGCCGGTATACAGGTTATCAATTCAGGAAAGCAAGTTATATGCTTGCCGGGAGCAACTTTAGATGCATTAGAAAAAGCCCTGTTACCCTTTAACCGGGAACCGCATTCAGTGATTGGTTCCTCCTGTATAGGTGCCTCTGTATTAGGGGGAGTGTGTAATAACTCTGGCGGTGCACTGGTAAGACGTGGGCCGGCGTACACCGAACTGGCCTTATATGCTCAGGTTGATGAACAGGGACAACTGCATCTGGTTAATCACTTGGGAGTAAGTTTAGGTACCCAGCCAGAACAGATTCTGATACGTCTGCAAAATGGTGAGTATCAGGAAAAGGATATTGATTACAGTCCGCAGCACCGCGCTTCTGATCCTCATTATGGTCATGACGTGCGTCAGGTTGATCTTGATACACCGGCGCGTTTTAATGCTGACCCTAACCGGTTGTTTGAAACTTCAGGTTCTGCCGGCAAGGTCTGTGTTTTCGCAGTGCGGCTGGATACTTTTGAAAAATTACCAAGTCAGGTGTTTTATATTGGAACCAATAGTCAGGATGATCTGACTGCAATTCGACGCTATTTACTGACACAATTGCCGCGTCTGCCGATTGCAGGTGAGTATATTCATCGGGTAGCGTATGACATTGGCGAGAAATATGGAAAGGATACCTTTCTGTTTATCGAAAAATTTGGAACTGCGCGGGTCCCTAAAGCTTTTGCCATGAAAGACAAAATTGATGGCATGCTGGAAAAAGTCAAAATCAGAGGATTAACCGACAAGGTTTTACAGCTGTTAACCGGCGTTTTGCCACCCCATTTACCGCAGCGTATGGCCGAGTTCCGTAACCGCTATGAACATCATTTACTACTTCGTATCGAAGATCAGGATATAGCACAGGTAGAAAGTTACTTGCAGGAGTATTTTAAAATACACTCTACAGGTAACTATTTTCTGTGTAATGAAGAAGAAGGCCGTAAAGCTTTTTTACACCGATTTGCCATTGCAGGAGCAGCTATACGTTATCGTGATGTACATCGCCGGGAGGTCGAAGACATTGTGGCGCTCGATATTGCCCTAAAACGCAATGACCGGGAGTGGCTGGAAACCTTGCCTGAGTCAATGGAAGAGCAGATTATACATAAACTCTACTACGGTCATTTCTTGTGCCATGTTTTTCATCAGGATTACATCGTCAAGAAAGGGGTTGATCCATTGGCTATGGAGCATGCCATGTGGAAACTGCTAGATCAGCGTGGTGCCGAATATCCGGCCGAACATAATGTTGGACATTTATATGTAGCCAAGCCTGCTTTAAAACAACACTATCAAAAGCTTGATCCAACCAACAGTTTCAATGTGGGCATTGGTTATACTTCCAGAAAAAAATATTGGTCATAA
- the lldR gene encoding transcriptional regulator LldR, with the protein MKVSDKVIQSLYQLIEQQGMKVGDRLASERKLCEQLGVSRSSLREALQQLNTQGIVQSRLGDGTYICQLPVTWSQHKIVQPLSGLIDQDPLYRFDVQEARLVLEGGTAWYAALRSTAEDRVKIHHFYDQISHFQSIGDPDQASVADAKFHLAIAEASHNLVLIQTMRGLFDLLQYNVVLGRRKVYSESDRFDQLHLQHFKVMDAIDRKDPQAARMAVCGHIEFVIQQVRSIDEEEARHQRASRLNRI; encoded by the coding sequence GTGAAGGTCTCCGATAAAGTTATACAAAGTTTGTATCAGCTGATTGAACAGCAAGGAATGAAAGTCGGAGATCGCCTCGCTTCTGAGCGTAAGCTATGTGAACAGCTTGGTGTATCGCGCTCCTCATTACGGGAGGCCCTACAGCAGTTAAATACTCAAGGTATAGTGCAGAGCCGGTTAGGAGATGGTACTTATATTTGCCAACTGCCTGTTACCTGGTCACAGCATAAAATTGTTCAGCCTCTAAGCGGCCTGATTGACCAGGATCCACTTTACCGCTTCGATGTGCAGGAAGCACGGTTGGTACTGGAAGGGGGAACAGCCTGGTATGCAGCTTTACGCTCTACTGCTGAGGACCGTGTCAAGATTCATCACTTTTATGACCAGATCAGCCATTTCCAGTCAATTGGTGATCCGGATCAGGCTTCGGTAGCAGACGCCAAGTTTCATCTGGCAATTGCTGAAGCATCTCATAACCTGGTCCTGATACAGACCATGCGTGGCCTGTTTGATCTGTTGCAATACAACGTGGTGCTGGGTCGCCGTAAAGTCTATTCAGAGTCAGACCGCTTTGACCAGTTGCATTTACAGCATTTCAAGGTCATGGATGCAATTGACCGTAAAGATCCGCAGGCAGCCCGCATGGCAGTTTGTGGCCATATCGAATTTGTTATACAACAGGTACGCTCGATTGATGAGGAAGAAGCCCGTCATCAGCGTGCCAGTCGCTTAAACAGGATTTAA
- the lldD gene encoding FMN-dependent L-lactate dehydrogenase LldD — protein sequence MIISSSNDYREAARRRLPPFLFHYIDGGAYAEYTLQRNVEDLSKIALRQRVLNDMSELSLETKLFNETLSMPVALAPVGLTGMYARRGEVQAAVAAEKNGIPFTLSTVSVCPIEEVAPAIQRPMWFQLYVLRDRGFMKNALERAKAAGCSTLVFTVDMPVPGARYRDVHSGMSGPNAAMRRYMQSFMHPHWAWNVGLMGRPHDLGNISKYLGKPTGLEDYIGWLGANFDPSISWKDLEWIREYWDGPMVIKGILDPEDAKDAVRFGADGIVVSNHGGRQLDGVLSTIRALPAIADAVKGDLKIMVDSGVRNGLDVVRMIALGADLCLLGRAFVYALGAAGGEGVNHLLELINKEMRVAMTLTGAKTIQDISSECLVKRIME from the coding sequence ATGATTATTTCATCTTCTAATGATTATCGTGAAGCAGCGCGACGCCGTTTACCTCCATTTCTGTTTCATTATATTGATGGCGGGGCATATGCGGAATATACCCTGCAACGAAATGTAGAAGACCTTTCCAAAATCGCTTTGCGGCAGCGTGTCTTAAATGATATGTCCGAACTGAGTCTGGAAACCAAGCTGTTTAATGAAACCCTGTCGATGCCAGTTGCTCTGGCACCAGTTGGCCTGACCGGAATGTACGCTCGCCGTGGGGAGGTTCAGGCCGCGGTTGCTGCAGAGAAAAATGGCATACCTTTTACTCTGTCAACGGTATCAGTCTGCCCAATTGAAGAAGTTGCACCAGCCATCCAGCGCCCGATGTGGTTTCAGCTTTATGTATTGCGTGACCGGGGCTTTATGAAAAATGCATTGGAGCGTGCCAAGGCTGCAGGCTGTTCGACTCTGGTCTTCACCGTAGATATGCCGGTACCAGGTGCACGTTACCGTGATGTTCATTCAGGCATGAGCGGACCTAATGCTGCCATGCGCCGCTATATGCAGTCCTTTATGCATCCACACTGGGCATGGAATGTTGGACTGATGGGACGTCCACATGATCTGGGCAATATTTCTAAATACTTGGGTAAACCAACCGGCCTAGAAGATTATATTGGCTGGTTAGGGGCAAACTTTGACCCGTCCATTTCCTGGAAAGATCTGGAATGGATCCGTGAATACTGGGATGGTCCAATGGTCATTAAAGGTATTCTGGACCCTGAAGATGCCAAAGATGCGGTGCGTTTTGGCGCTGATGGAATTGTGGTATCTAATCATGGTGGACGTCAGCTAGATGGCGTATTGTCTACTATCCGTGCATTACCGGCTATTGCAGATGCTGTTAAAGGCGATCTGAAAATTATGGTCGATTCGGGAGTCCGTAACGGACTTGATGTAGTACGTATGATTGCGCTTGGGGCTGATTTATGTCTGTTGGGTCGTGCTTTTGTCTATGCATTAGGTGCTGCCGGCGGTGAAGGTGTAAATCACCTGCTTGAGCTGATTAACAAGGAAATGCGAGTTGCCATGACACTAACTGGCGCTAAAACTATTCAGGATATTTCTTCTGAATGTCTGGTCAAGCGCATCATGGAGTAA